The genomic interval TCTGAATCTGTTCCTCCATCTGCTTGATCTCTCCTTCGGCCTCACCGATTAAGTTGGCCATCTCTTTAATCCTGACGGAGATACTTTCAAGAAACCCTTGATAAATATCCCGGCCGTTCAGGAGAGATAGCATTTTTATTCGGAAATTTCGGTTGACTTCCTCCGGATTGCTTCCGTTGCTTTTAATAGCTTCTTTAATGGCGGCCTTCATCTCTTTGATCAGCCGGCGACATTCATTTCCCGGGATATCATCCGGCGCAGAGAATTGAAGAATCCTATCAGCCGTGATCCTGCCTTTCTCAAACCGCTCGACCTCTTTGTGAAGTTCTTTTATGATGATACCACTTTCCAGGACCGCATCCCGAATCTTGTTATCCCCTTCCTCCATTCGCCGGGCCATAGATATTTCTTCTTCTGGTGAAAGCAGCGATACCCGTCCAATATCCCGAAGATACATCCGAACCGGATCCTCTACCTTGCTTTCTCCCTTGCCCGGACCTAATCGGAGGTTTTTTTGCTTTTTCTCTTTCCCGAAGAGTTCGTCAACGATATCTATCCCTTCTTGAGTCAACTGAACAAAGACACCCTCTATATCTTCAGGACTCAGTGTGTCAGGGAGTATTTCATTGATCTCATCATAAGTTATCTCTCCTCTGGCCCGGCCCAGATTTATTAATTTTTTAGTCTCTTCTATCATTTCTAATTTTTTCATAGGTCACTTTTTATCTCAACCCTCCTCTTAAATTACGCCTTGCAGCCACCAGGCTTTGATATTGGGAAAGAAGTCCGGCTAATGCCCTTACATCACCTGACTTCTCCATTCTGGATATTTCTCGCTGAACTTTATCCATCCTGGCGTTCAGATTTCTTTCTCTAATCTTGATAATGTAGTCATTGATCGGCCCCACTTCCCCTTGGTCTTTTAATAAAGAAGAAGAAATCAGACCGGCTGTTTCCTTGTCTAGGAAATCAATAATCTTCCCTCTTTCAAAATTATTTCCCTCTTCATCCAACTCCATTATCTTAACCATTACCTTCCGGCAGTCGGAATTAAGGAAGTCATCGGGGCTAAGATTTTTCTTCACTTGAGCCCGGGCATCCCTATCCTTCAAGGTCAAACAGATAATCTCTTTTTCCAGATCCCGCTCTCTTTTTTCTTCCTTTTTAATATAATCCTTGATAACGCCCTTTTGCCTGCCTTGAAACTGTATTATTTCGGTTCGAATAAGGGCTTCTTCAAGATTCAGGGTTTCAGCCAACTTACGTATAAATTCATCCCTTTTAATGGCATTGGAGACCCTTATCAGGGATGGCAGGAGAGACTCAACCACTCTCGCCTTTCCCTCGGCCGTAGAAATGTCATATTGATTAAGCGCGGTTACCAAGCGATAATCCAGAAGACCGACAGCACGTGCCAGCTCTATTCTAAAGGCCTCCGGCCCTTTTTGGGTTAAGAAGTCCGACGGATCAAGCCCCTCCGGTAGGGAGACTACTCTCACATTTAATCCCCCTTCCATCAAGATCTCCAGACCCCGCAAAGAGGCGGCTACGCCGGCCGTATCAGGATCAAAGATGATAACGGCCTCCTGGGTATATCGTCCTAGGAGCTTTACTTGTTCCGCCGTTAAGGCCGTGCCTAAAGTAGCCACCACATTGGTAACCCCATGCTGATGGCAGGCCAGAAGGTCTGTATAGCCTTCGACAATAATTACCTTTTCCTCTGACCGGATAGACTCTTTGGATTCCCTCAGGCCGTAAAGATTTTTCCCCTTACTGTAGACAGGGGTTTCAGGTGAATTTATATATTTGGGAAGAGAATCATCCAGCACCCTGGCCCCAAAACCTATTGCTCTACTATGAATATCGGTAATAGGGAAAATAAGGCGGTCTCGAAAACGGTCATAATAATTATTAGTGCCTTCCTTATTGATAATCAATCCGCTTCTCGTTATCATCTCCAGGGGAAACTTTTGCTTAAGCAGATAATTCTTAATGTTGTCCCAGCCCGGGGGGGCATAGCCCAACTTAAACTGCTCTATGATGGTTTCCTTAAGACCACGGTGGAGAAGATAGTTTTTAGCCCTGGCGCCCTCAGGGGCATTCAGGGCCTTTTGATAAAAAGAGCCCGCCGTTAAATTAATGTTATACAGAATCTGCCTTTCGCTGGCTGCCTTAGCCTCAGTCCCTCTGGAATGGGGAAGATTTATTCCCGCCCGTTCAGCCAATCTCTTTACTGCCTCAGGGAAATTAAGCCCTTCTGTCTTCGTTAAAAAGGTGTAGACATTCCCGCCTGCCCCGCAGCCAAAACAATGAAAGATCTGCTTGGTCGGACTAACCACAAAAGAGGGGGTCTTTTCTACATGGAAAGGACAGCGGGCCTTGTAGTTTTCCCCACTTTTTTTTAAGGCGACATATTCGGATATTAAATCAACAATGTCCGTGCGATCCCGGACCTCGTCTATTATTTCTTGCGGGAATAACATAGTGCGGCCTCCCCTCGAGGCTCGAGGATCGAGGATCGAGCATCCAGCATCGAGCCTCCAGCATCGAGCATCCAGATCACCCATTCAACCGCCTTAGCCAGACTCGCCAGGCTGATATGCTCCTTTTTGGAATGAGGCTGTTTTATCCCTATGCCCAAGAGGATGGATTCAATCCCATGCTTATTAAAGATATTCATATCAGAGGCAATCATAACCGGGAGCAGATTAGGCGTTAAGCCAATCTCTCCCGCCGCTTGAGAGGCTAAAGAGACCACCCTACTTCCTTCTTCCACCTTCACCCCCTCACAAGAATGTTCGATGGAAATTGAGGCCTCTCCTCCCGCCCTTTTGGCGGCGGCCCTAAAGTTTTCCCTTAGTTCTGCTATTTGCGCCTCTAATTTTATCTTATCCCTGCTTCTGACTTCTCCAATAATGGTTGTTCTTTCCGGGACAATATTGGCGGCTGTCCCCCCTGAGATAGTGCCAAAGTTGACGGTAGTCTCCGGATCAATTAAACCCAGAGAGCACTGATTAATCCCTGCGGCAGCTATCTGGATGGCGCTAATTCCTTCCTCTATTCCTGATCCCGCGTGG from bacterium carries:
- a CDS encoding M20/M25/M40 family metallo-hydrolase — translated: MNISRLKETFFHLVQIDSLSKQEGKIVAYLKNKLIELGLEVITDRAGEAIGGESGNLIARFKGGRAELPPLLFAAHVDTVQPGRGIEPVEKDGVFYSAGETVLGADDKAGVAILLEVMHLLRKKPAAYPRVEFVFTVAEELGMLGAANLDYSLLSSRTGFILDGDEEVGTIINQVPYRSQIKIEVKGREAHAGSGIEEGISAIQIAAAGINQCSLGLIDPETTVNFGTISGGTAANIVPERTTIIGEVRSRDKIKLEAQIAELRENFRAAAKRAGGEASISIEHSCEGVKVEEGSRVVSLASQAAGEIGLTPNLLPVMIASDMNIFNKHGIESILLGIGIKQPHSKKEHISLASLAKAVEWVIWMLDAGGSMLDARSSILEPRGEAALCYSRKK
- the dnaG gene encoding DNA primase — encoded protein: MGDLDARCWRLDAGCSILDPRASRGGRTMLFPQEIIDEVRDRTDIVDLISEYVALKKSGENYKARCPFHVEKTPSFVVSPTKQIFHCFGCGAGGNVYTFLTKTEGLNFPEAVKRLAERAGINLPHSRGTEAKAASERQILYNINLTAGSFYQKALNAPEGARAKNYLLHRGLKETIIEQFKLGYAPPGWDNIKNYLLKQKFPLEMITRSGLIINKEGTNNYYDRFRDRLIFPITDIHSRAIGFGARVLDDSLPKYINSPETPVYSKGKNLYGLRESKESIRSEEKVIIVEGYTDLLACHQHGVTNVVATLGTALTAEQVKLLGRYTQEAVIIFDPDTAGVAASLRGLEILMEGGLNVRVVSLPEGLDPSDFLTQKGPEAFRIELARAVGLLDYRLVTALNQYDISTAEGKARVVESLLPSLIRVSNAIKRDEFIRKLAETLNLEEALIRTEIIQFQGRQKGVIKDYIKKEEKRERDLEKEIICLTLKDRDARAQVKKNLSPDDFLNSDCRKVMVKIMELDEEGNNFERGKIIDFLDKETAGLISSSLLKDQGEVGPINDYIIKIRERNLNARMDKVQREISRMEKSGDVRALAGLLSQYQSLVAARRNLRGGLR